The Thalassotalea sp. HSM 43 genome window below encodes:
- a CDS encoding succinate dehydrogenase assembly factor 2: protein MSLSHNKARLRWACRRGMLELDVLFLPFVDEAWDNLNDQQKVDFDRLLECDDPELFAWFMGHEECKDEALNAMVQHILKRVKV from the coding sequence ATGTCTTTATCACATAACAAAGCAAGATTACGTTGGGCTTGTCGTCGTGGCATGTTGGAACTAGACGTGCTGTTTTTACCTTTTGTAGACGAAGCCTGGGATAATTTAAACGACCAGCAAAAAGTGGATTTCGACCGTTTACTTGAATGTGACGATCCTGAGTTGTTTGCCTGGTTTATGGGACATGAGGAATGCAAGGATGAAGCACTCAATGCCATGGTACAACACATTCTCAAGCGAGTTAAAGTATAA
- a CDS encoding YqgE/AlgH family protein: protein MDSLENHLLIAMPNMQDPYFHKTVTYICEHNDQGAMGLVINVPVRITLSELLKQIDAEKVTAGRLTQRVLAGGPVAPDRGFVLHNSQGGWNSSMELSSDIMITTSKDILEALGTESAPDQFLVTLGYAGWGAGQLEQEIKDNSWLITPADKEILFDTPVELRWQKAAEKLGIDLGHLSTDVGHA from the coding sequence ATGGATAGTTTGGAAAACCATCTATTGATTGCCATGCCAAACATGCAAGACCCTTATTTTCACAAGACAGTAACCTACATCTGTGAACACAATGACCAAGGCGCTATGGGCTTGGTTATTAACGTACCTGTGCGCATAACCCTTAGTGAATTGTTAAAACAAATAGACGCTGAAAAAGTCACCGCTGGCCGATTAACGCAGCGGGTTCTTGCCGGTGGTCCTGTTGCACCTGACCGTGGATTTGTATTGCACAATAGCCAAGGCGGTTGGAACAGCTCAATGGAACTGAGCTCAGATATTATGATCACCACCTCGAAAGACATTCTTGAAGCCTTAGGAACAGAAAGTGCACCGGATCAATTTTTGGTGACCTTAGGTTATGCAGGGTGGGGCGCTGGTCAATTAGAGCAGGAAATTAAAGACAATTCTTGGTTGATTACACCGGCAGATAAAGAAATTTTATTTGATACACCGGTCGAGTTACGCTGGCAAAAAGCGGCAGAAAAACTGGGTATCGATTTAGGCCATTTATCGACTGATGTCGGCCATGCTTAA
- a CDS encoding protein YgfX: protein MPWYNTFSSELKYKLNFQKSVNSRRFIAVVMSGFFITTFALLATSQPLQSLTITFAMAFIVAITSAAMCFYIVSNASLNGVFYADDSGHLRALDHKLDQQFSIAPGSRVLPYGCLLLLHQTTSTSSTSSISSLSESKGHAMHRYYVFRDALSLAEYRHLCRLVIGAARAANKLDK from the coding sequence ATGCCATGGTACAACACATTCTCAAGCGAGTTAAAGTATAAGCTTAATTTCCAAAAATCGGTCAATTCGAGACGATTTATAGCGGTGGTGATGAGCGGGTTTTTTATCACCACCTTTGCCTTGTTAGCAACCAGCCAGCCGTTACAATCTTTGACTATCACATTTGCCATGGCGTTTATTGTGGCAATAACCAGCGCCGCCATGTGCTTTTATATCGTCTCTAACGCTAGCCTTAACGGTGTTTTTTATGCCGATGATTCCGGTCATTTACGCGCACTAGATCATAAACTAGATCAACAGTTTAGCATTGCCCCTGGTAGTCGAGTATTACCTTATGGCTGCTTACTTTTGTTGCACCAGACAACCTCTACCTCGTCTACCTCATCTATCTCGTCTCTGAGCGAGTCGAAGGGGCATGCCATGCATCGCTATTATGTCTTTCGCGATGCCCTATCTCTGGCTGAATATCGGCATTTATGTCGTTTAGTGATTGGCGCAGCGAGGGCCGCAAACAAACTAGACAAGTAA
- the nadB gene encoding L-aspartate oxidase — MKQQHNCDVLIIGSGAAGMTLALKLAASADVILLSKGPINEGSTFYAQGGIAAVFDENDSIESHVEDTLIAGNGICDRDIVSFTAQNAKSAMEWLIDQGVDFDQQTDELGQAQYHLTREGGHSHRRILHAADATGKTVQLTLAERVSKHSRIRVFERFNAVDLIQKTIQGERQCIGAYVWNRNAEKVEAVHAQKTILATGGASKVYQYTSNPDIASGDGIAMAWRAGCRVANMEFNQFHPTCLFHPQAGTYLLTEALRGEGAILRRPDGSRFMPEFDERAELAPRDVVARAIDYEMKRLGADCMYLDISHKDEDFIKSHFPTIYKRTEKLGFDMTKQPLPVVPAAHYTCGGVMTDRFGQTDVSNLYAIGEVSYTGLHGANRMASNSLLECVVFARSAAEQIKNQLNVKAKIHKIKAWDESRVANSDEEVVIQHNWHELRLFMWDYVGIVRTTKRLERALNRVNLLQTEIHEYYKNFRVSNNLLELRNLVQVAELIILSAMERKESRGLHYTLDYPEQFSESGPTILASNNGDIAQPTKVDDASS, encoded by the coding sequence ATGAAACAGCAACATAACTGCGATGTTCTGATAATTGGAAGTGGCGCTGCCGGAATGACTTTGGCATTGAAACTGGCTGCCAGCGCCGATGTCATTTTATTAAGTAAAGGGCCGATTAACGAAGGCTCTACTTTTTATGCCCAAGGCGGTATTGCCGCTGTTTTTGATGAAAACGACTCGATTGAATCCCATGTCGAAGACACTTTGATTGCCGGTAACGGTATTTGTGATCGTGATATCGTCTCTTTCACCGCACAAAATGCTAAGTCGGCAATGGAATGGCTTATTGATCAAGGTGTCGACTTTGATCAACAAACCGATGAGCTAGGACAAGCACAATATCACTTAACGCGCGAAGGCGGTCATAGCCACCGTCGCATTCTTCATGCGGCAGATGCAACCGGCAAGACAGTACAGCTGACATTAGCGGAGCGGGTAAGTAAGCATTCACGTATCCGTGTGTTTGAGCGTTTTAATGCCGTTGATTTGATTCAAAAAACAATTCAGGGCGAGCGCCAGTGCATAGGCGCCTATGTATGGAACCGTAACGCTGAAAAAGTAGAAGCGGTGCATGCGCAAAAGACCATCTTAGCGACAGGTGGTGCATCTAAGGTGTATCAATACACATCCAATCCAGACATTGCCAGTGGCGATGGTATCGCTATGGCATGGCGAGCAGGATGTCGAGTCGCCAATATGGAATTTAATCAATTTCACCCAACGTGCTTGTTCCATCCACAAGCCGGTACCTATTTACTTACCGAAGCCTTACGTGGCGAAGGCGCTATTTTACGCCGCCCAGACGGCTCTCGTTTTATGCCCGAATTTGATGAGCGTGCCGAACTTGCGCCTCGTGATGTGGTTGCGCGAGCGATTGATTATGAAATGAAACGTCTTGGTGCAGACTGTATGTACCTCGACATCAGTCATAAAGATGAAGACTTTATTAAGTCGCATTTTCCAACCATATATAAGCGCACCGAGAAACTTGGCTTTGATATGACCAAACAGCCACTGCCAGTGGTGCCTGCGGCGCATTATACCTGTGGTGGTGTAATGACCGACCGATTTGGCCAAACCGATGTCAGCAATTTATACGCAATTGGTGAAGTCTCATACACCGGTTTGCATGGTGCGAACCGCATGGCCAGTAATTCATTGCTTGAATGTGTGGTCTTTGCACGCTCTGCCGCTGAACAAATCAAAAACCAATTGAACGTCAAAGCCAAAATTCACAAAATAAAAGCCTGGGATGAAAGCCGTGTTGCCAACTCTGATGAAGAGGTTGTCATTCAACATAACTGGCACGAACTGCGATTATTTATGTGGGATTATGTCGGCATTGTTCGTACCACAAAACGCTTAGAACGAGCGCTAAATCGAGTCAATTTATTACAAACCGAGATTCACGAATATTATAAGAATTTCCGAGTCAGTAATAATTTGTTAGAGCTACGTAACTTGGTGCAAGTGGCTGAGCTGATCATCTTAAGCGCGATGGAACGCAAAGAATCGAGAGGTTTGCATTATACCCTTGATTATCCTGAGCAGTTTAGCGAGTCGGGGCCAACCATTTTAGCCAGCAATAATGGTGACATCGCCCAGCCAACAAAAGTAGACGACGCCAGTAGTTAA
- the rpoE gene encoding RNA polymerase sigma factor RpoE, translated as MSKQNVDQMLVEQVQQGDKNAYNLLVRKYQQKVMNLVSRYVKNQADVADVTQEAFIKAYRALANFRGDSAFYTWLYRIAVNTAKNHLMASSRKPPGSDVEVEEAEFYDSGDALRENASPERLLLTEEIRSMIFKTIEQLPEELRIAINLREMDGLSYEEIAEVMDCPVGTVRSRIFRARDAIDKKVRPLMQR; from the coding sequence ATGAGCAAACAGAATGTCGACCAGATGTTGGTAGAGCAGGTTCAACAGGGTGATAAGAACGCTTACAACCTGTTAGTTCGAAAATACCAGCAGAAAGTGATGAATCTGGTGTCGCGTTATGTAAAGAATCAGGCCGATGTGGCTGATGTAACTCAGGAAGCATTTATAAAGGCCTATCGTGCCTTAGCAAACTTCCGGGGCGACAGTGCATTCTATACTTGGTTATATCGCATTGCGGTGAATACGGCTAAAAACCATTTAATGGCAAGCAGTCGCAAACCACCAGGCAGCGATGTCGAAGTAGAGGAAGCCGAATTTTACGATAGCGGAGATGCCCTAAGAGAAAATGCATCACCAGAGCGCTTGCTTTTAACGGAAGAAATCAGATCAATGATTTTTAAGACCATAGAGCAATTACCTGAAGAATTGCGCATTGCAATTAATCTAAGGGAAATGGATGGTCTGAGCTATGAAGAGATAGCCGAAGTTATGGATTGCCCAGTGGGCACGGTTCGTTCACGAATCTTCAGAGCTCGAGATGCAATTGATAAGAAAGTTCGTCCGTTAATGCAAAGATAG
- a CDS encoding MucB/RseB C-terminal domain-containing protein translates to MKKLYIFLTAALLAANAHAEQAPSLPQPATSESENEPNNDASEESKATAQQWMERLNQAMRTLNFDTSFVVVRNNRAEPYRWLHGIKEGEQLELITLLNGARQEAIRYNSTVSYFEPDRVPYSVQSNTIRGPIPASLYTDYSLLQQTYRFILVGKSRILGRQAQLIRLESKDKNRFGYWLWLDAETGLMLKIAVVSKDAEILEQIQFTHLQLKDDATELFAQMQEISLPKLVNDNSADVSLPWTVTYLPKGFEQVSSQIRYIAKIGERVQAMMFNDGLVDVSVYVTPSAEQPRAATVNQTGATVLLSLLREGHEITVIGKIPAKTAAHIAESVVFN, encoded by the coding sequence ATGAAAAAACTTTATATTTTCCTGACGGCGGCGCTACTGGCCGCCAACGCGCATGCCGAGCAGGCGCCTTCTCTTCCACAACCTGCAACCTCAGAATCAGAAAACGAACCGAATAACGACGCTAGCGAAGAAAGCAAAGCCACTGCCCAGCAGTGGATGGAACGCTTAAATCAAGCGATGCGTACACTCAATTTTGATACCTCATTTGTTGTTGTCCGCAACAACCGAGCTGAGCCATACCGTTGGCTTCACGGCATCAAAGAAGGGGAGCAATTGGAGTTGATCACCTTACTCAATGGTGCTCGACAAGAGGCAATCCGTTATAACTCAACGGTGAGTTACTTTGAACCTGATCGTGTTCCCTATTCGGTGCAAAGCAATACGATTCGTGGGCCGATACCTGCGTCTTTGTATACCGATTACAGCCTATTGCAACAGACTTATCGATTTATCTTAGTCGGCAAAAGTCGCATTTTAGGACGTCAGGCGCAGTTAATTCGCCTTGAAAGCAAAGATAAAAATCGCTTTGGTTACTGGCTATGGCTCGACGCCGAAACAGGTTTGATGTTGAAAATTGCGGTCGTCTCCAAGGACGCTGAGATTTTAGAGCAGATTCAGTTTACCCATTTGCAACTAAAAGACGATGCCACAGAACTGTTCGCACAAATGCAGGAAATCAGCTTACCTAAATTGGTTAACGACAATAGCGCCGACGTGAGTCTGCCGTGGACGGTAACCTATCTACCCAAAGGCTTTGAGCAGGTCAGCTCACAAATTAGATACATCGCCAAAATTGGTGAGCGCGTACAAGCGATGATGTTTAACGACGGCTTAGTCGATGTTTCAGTGTACGTTACACCAAGTGCGGAACAACCAAGAGCGGCGACGGTAAATCAAACTGGCGCGACGGTATTATTGTCTTTGTTACGCGAAGGCCATGAAATAACCGTGATTGGTAAAATCCCTGCGAAAACAGCAGCGCATATTGCAGAGTCCGTGGTTTTTAATTAA
- the gshB gene encoding glutathione synthase has protein sequence MTLKIGVVMDPIENINVAKDSSLAMMLEAQSRGHELYYMQMQDLYMLHGEARASVSKVTVFDDAKHWYDIESTDDVALADMDAILMRKDPPFDTEFIYATYMLERAEEQGTLIVNKPQSLRDCNEKLFTAWFAEFTPKTLVTRDATRIRDFHAQHKDVIIKPLDGMGGSSIFRMKDGEANVGVIIETLTAHGSMYAMVQEYMPEIVDGDKRILIVNGEPMPYCLARIPAQGETRGNLAAGGRGEARPLSASDKLIAETIGPELKKRGLYFVGLDVIGDKITEINVTSPTCIREIEKAYPINISGKLFDAIEEIVANAK, from the coding sequence ATGACGTTAAAAATTGGCGTGGTTATGGACCCGATTGAAAACATTAATGTCGCGAAAGACTCAAGTCTGGCGATGATGTTGGAAGCACAAAGTCGCGGCCATGAGTTGTACTACATGCAAATGCAGGATTTGTATATGTTGCACGGCGAAGCTCGCGCAAGTGTTAGCAAAGTGACTGTCTTTGATGACGCCAAGCATTGGTATGATATTGAGTCGACAGATGATGTTGCTCTGGCCGATATGGACGCGATTTTAATGCGCAAAGATCCGCCATTTGATACTGAGTTTATTTACGCAACATATATGCTTGAGCGAGCAGAAGAGCAAGGCACATTAATCGTTAATAAGCCACAGAGTCTGCGTGACTGTAATGAAAAGCTGTTTACCGCTTGGTTCGCAGAGTTCACACCTAAAACCTTAGTCACTCGCGATGCAACGCGTATTCGCGATTTTCACGCGCAACACAAAGATGTGATCATCAAGCCGCTAGATGGCATGGGTGGCTCATCAATCTTTCGTATGAAAGACGGTGAAGCCAATGTCGGGGTCATTATCGAAACCTTAACCGCGCATGGCTCTATGTATGCCATGGTGCAAGAATACATGCCAGAGATTGTCGATGGTGATAAGCGTATTCTTATCGTTAATGGTGAGCCAATGCCGTATTGTTTAGCGCGTATTCCAGCACAAGGCGAAACCCGAGGCAATCTTGCCGCAGGTGGTCGTGGCGAAGCTCGACCGTTATCGGCGTCGGATAAATTAATTGCTGAGACCATAGGCCCAGAATTGAAAAAACGCGGCTTATATTTTGTTGGTCTTGATGTTATTGGCGATAAAATCACTGAAATTAATGTCACCAGTCCAACCTGTATTCGCGAAATTGAAAAGGCCTATCCAATAAATATTAGCGGTAAATTATTTGATGCAATCGAAGAAATAGTCGCTAACGCCAAGTAA
- a CDS encoding FKBP-type peptidyl-prolyl cis-trans isomerase: MKIANNKVVNMHYAVMDKDENLIDSSYDHKPLAFIHGSGFLIPGLESALEGKQVGDSFIVDIAAEDAYGERHDGLVQTVPKALFASIDDLDVGMQLRAQTDQGEQTVIVIGMDEEEITVDGNHPLAGMDLKFDVEIIEVRDASEDELAHGHVHGEGGCGH, from the coding sequence ATGAAAATTGCAAATAACAAAGTTGTCAACATGCACTACGCGGTTATGGATAAAGATGAAAACCTAATCGATAGCTCGTACGATCACAAACCATTGGCGTTTATCCATGGTTCAGGTTTCCTTATTCCAGGTCTGGAAAGTGCACTAGAAGGCAAGCAAGTTGGTGACAGCTTTATCGTCGATATTGCCGCTGAAGACGCATACGGTGAGCGCCATGACGGTTTAGTACAAACAGTACCTAAAGCGCTATTTGCTAGCATTGACGATCTTGATGTTGGTATGCAATTGCGTGCCCAAACGGACCAAGGCGAACAGACAGTTATCGTTATTGGTATGGACGAAGAAGAAATCACCGTTGATGGTAACCATCCTTTGGCCGGTATGGACTTGAAATTTGATGTTGAAATCATCGAAGTACGTGACGCCAGCGAAGACGAGCTAGCGCACGGCCATGTTCATGGTGAAGGCGGTTGTGGCCACTAA
- the ygfZ gene encoding tRNA-modifying protein YgfZ has translation MNLQSQHPALEQLPESFAIVADNISAIRVSGDDANSYLQGQLTCDLSQLVEKQLLIGGHCDAKGKMFSAFRLITHNQDRLMIQSKGCLPSSLTQLQKYGVFAKVDINEADDLAFLALVGQQGVAFLEQQFGKVPDSFNPVVAEHGTSIVYLPGSLDRYLVVSDKAQLNDIAKQCQLPIYDHTLWTAIEIQSGFVHLNELAAGDYVPQMVNLQLVNGISFSKGCYMGQETVARMKYLGKNKRALFALQGHTDQVVTIADDAMLELQMGENWRRGGNIISHYQADSGELYIQAVLASDTEQDAVFRLKEHTDVTFKLMSLPYSLAE, from the coding sequence ATGAATCTTCAATCTCAGCACCCAGCGCTAGAGCAGTTACCCGAAAGTTTCGCCATCGTTGCCGATAATATCTCAGCGATTCGCGTTAGTGGTGATGATGCCAACAGCTATTTGCAAGGCCAGCTTACCTGTGACCTTAGTCAGCTCGTTGAAAAACAGCTATTAATCGGTGGTCATTGTGATGCCAAAGGCAAAATGTTTTCAGCATTTAGGCTTATCACCCACAATCAGGATCGTTTAATGATCCAAAGTAAAGGTTGTTTACCAAGCTCGTTAACGCAATTGCAAAAATACGGCGTATTTGCCAAAGTAGACATTAATGAAGCTGATGATTTAGCGTTTCTGGCGCTGGTAGGCCAACAAGGTGTGGCTTTTTTAGAGCAACAGTTTGGCAAAGTACCTGACTCGTTTAACCCGGTCGTTGCTGAGCATGGCACCAGTATTGTCTATCTTCCCGGCAGCCTTGACCGCTACCTAGTGGTGAGCGATAAAGCGCAACTGAACGATATTGCTAAGCAATGTCAGTTACCGATTTATGATCATACCTTGTGGACGGCGATAGAAATTCAATCGGGTTTTGTCCACTTAAATGAGCTAGCCGCAGGCGACTATGTACCGCAAATGGTCAATCTGCAATTGGTTAATGGCATCAGCTTTTCTAAAGGTTGTTATATGGGCCAAGAAACAGTGGCACGTATGAAATATTTAGGTAAAAATAAACGTGCATTATTTGCTTTGCAAGGTCATACCGACCAAGTTGTAACTATTGCAGATGACGCGATGCTAGAGCTACAAATGGGTGAAAATTGGCGCCGTGGTGGCAATATTATCAGTCATTATCAAGCAGACAGCGGTGAGCTATATATACAAGCGGTACTCGCTAGTGATACCGAGCAAGACGCGGTATTTCGCTTAAAAGAACACACGGATGTCACCTTTAAGCTGATGTCTTTACCTTATTCATTAGCCGAGTAA
- a CDS encoding sigma-E factor negative regulatory protein, translating into MSDNKFETVSSLLDEQSVDTDTLDQLKHDDRLAQTYGRYQLYGDIMRNESADFIDNELADDIAMAIAAEPTVLAPRKSSSLQQWAKAKVVQLAKPVGQMAIAASAAGLMVLGVQQANTSDDKPLTPTQVWQPLPIGGVADPVSYNYPQPSIGEQRQQAAEHHKKLQSLLNDHQLQIKIQNSETAEQQQTVNPEGAGH; encoded by the coding sequence ATGAGTGATAATAAGTTTGAAACAGTATCATCGTTACTTGATGAGCAGAGTGTCGATACAGATACACTCGATCAATTAAAACACGATGATAGACTGGCGCAGACCTACGGTCGTTATCAGCTGTATGGTGATATCATGCGCAATGAAAGCGCTGATTTTATCGATAATGAATTGGCCGATGACATTGCTATGGCAATTGCTGCCGAGCCTACAGTGTTGGCTCCGAGAAAATCCTCAAGCCTACAACAGTGGGCGAAAGCTAAGGTTGTTCAATTGGCCAAACCTGTCGGCCAAATGGCGATTGCCGCATCAGCTGCCGGTTTGATGGTGCTAGGTGTGCAACAGGCCAATACCAGCGATGATAAGCCACTTACTCCAACTCAGGTATGGCAACCATTACCTATTGGTGGTGTCGCTGACCCGGTAAGTTATAACTACCCACAACCAAGCATTGGTGAACAACGCCAGCAAGCAGCCGAGCATCACAAAAAGCTGCAGTCATTGCTAAATGATCATCAACTGCAAATAAAAATTCAAAACAGCGAAACTGCGGAGCAGCAACAAACCGTTAATCCGGAAGGCGCTGGCCATTAA